Proteins encoded by one window of Mobula hypostoma chromosome 21, sMobHyp1.1, whole genome shotgun sequence:
- the LOC134359942 gene encoding CCN family member 1-like isoform X2: MTDDCKCCKVCARQFNQDCSAMEPCDHVKGLECHYGLSDGAARGICRAKSEGRPCEFAGNIYQNGENFKPNCKHQCTCIDGVVGCMPLCPQEFTLPAMDCPKPRLVKVPGQCCEEWICDTNHIGEDSGDSTEEAEDSMSYEEIGDQPDSEPLSSKELTDLVRAGLQIEPAWRVQGHGGNSKCLVQTTEWSQCSKTCDIGISTRVTSDNPQCKLMKETRLCQLRPCDLPLNTNLKKGKKCFRMKKAKEAVRFTYAGCTSVQRYKPRWCGSCTDGRCCTPSQTRTSHVCFHCEDGKTFSKSMMWTDRCQCHYNCAYQNEISYPYYMLHNDIHKFSE, from the exons ATGACCGATGACTGCAAATGCTGCAAGGTCTGCGCACGGCAGTTCAACCAGGACTGCAGTGCCATGGAGCCGTGTGACCACGTCAAGGGGCTTGAGTGTCACTACGGCTTGAGCGACGGCGCAGCACGGGGCATCTGCCGAG CAAAATCCGAAGGGAGGCCTTGTGAATTTGCTGGGAATATCTACCAGAATGGAGAAAACTTCAAACCCAACTGCAAGCACCAGTGTACATGTATCGATGGTGTGGTGGGTTGCATGCCACTGTGCCCTCAGGAGTTCACTCTCCCAGCCATGGACTGCCCCAAGCCTCGGTTGGTCAAGGTGCCAGGCCAGTGCTGTGAGGAATGGATCTGTGACACCAACCATATCGGCGAAGACTCTGGAGACAGCACTGAGGAAGCAGAGGACTCCATGAGTTATGAGGAGATTGGAGACCAGCCAGATTCAGAGCCGCTGTCGAGCAAGGAGCTGACCGATCTTGTTCGAGCGGGCTTACAGATAGAACCAG CCTGGAGAGTACAGGGCCACGGCGGGAACTCGAAGTGTCTGGTACAGACCACCGAATGGTCGCAGTGCTCCAAGACGTGCGACATCGGGATCTCCACCAGAGTGACCAGCGACAACCCCCAGTGCAAGCTGATGAAGGAGACGCGCCTTTGCCAGCTCCGCCCCTGTGACCTGCCACTCAATACCAACCTCAAG AAGGGCAAGAAATGCTTCAGGATGAAGAAGGCCAAGGAGGCTGTGCGGTTCACCTACGCCGGATGCACCAGTGTGCAGAGGTACAAGCCGCGCTGGTGTGGCTCCTGCACGGACGGGCGCTGCTGCACCCCCTCGCAGACCCGCACCAGCCACGTGTGCTTCCACTGCGAGGACGGCAAAACTTTCTCCAAGAGCATGATGTGGACGGACCGGTGCCAGTGCCATTACAACTGCGCCTATCAGAACGAGATCTCCTACCCTTACTACATGCTGCATAATGACATCCACAAGTTCTCCGAGTAG
- the LOC134359942 gene encoding CCN family member 1-like isoform X1: MEAFVYLVLVFSITAGVKGSCGPECHCPETPPSCAPGISLMTDDCKCCKVCARQFNQDCSAMEPCDHVKGLECHYGLSDGAARGICRAKSEGRPCEFAGNIYQNGENFKPNCKHQCTCIDGVVGCMPLCPQEFTLPAMDCPKPRLVKVPGQCCEEWICDTNHIGEDSGDSTEEAEDSMSYEEIGDQPDSEPLSSKELTDLVRAGLQIEPAWRVQGHGGNSKCLVQTTEWSQCSKTCDIGISTRVTSDNPQCKLMKETRLCQLRPCDLPLNTNLKKGKKCFRMKKAKEAVRFTYAGCTSVQRYKPRWCGSCTDGRCCTPSQTRTSHVCFHCEDGKTFSKSMMWTDRCQCHYNCAYQNEISYPYYMLHNDIHKFSE, translated from the exons ATGGAAGCATTCGTGTATCTGGTCCTTGTGTTTTCCATTACGGCGGGG GTGAAGGGCAGCTGTGGGCCCGAGTGTCACTGCCCCGAGACCCCTCCGAGCTGTGCGCCGGGCATCAGCCTGATGACCGATGACTGCAAATGCTGCAAGGTCTGCGCACGGCAGTTCAACCAGGACTGCAGTGCCATGGAGCCGTGTGACCACGTCAAGGGGCTTGAGTGTCACTACGGCTTGAGCGACGGCGCAGCACGGGGCATCTGCCGAG CAAAATCCGAAGGGAGGCCTTGTGAATTTGCTGGGAATATCTACCAGAATGGAGAAAACTTCAAACCCAACTGCAAGCACCAGTGTACATGTATCGATGGTGTGGTGGGTTGCATGCCACTGTGCCCTCAGGAGTTCACTCTCCCAGCCATGGACTGCCCCAAGCCTCGGTTGGTCAAGGTGCCAGGCCAGTGCTGTGAGGAATGGATCTGTGACACCAACCATATCGGCGAAGACTCTGGAGACAGCACTGAGGAAGCAGAGGACTCCATGAGTTATGAGGAGATTGGAGACCAGCCAGATTCAGAGCCGCTGTCGAGCAAGGAGCTGACCGATCTTGTTCGAGCGGGCTTACAGATAGAACCAG CCTGGAGAGTACAGGGCCACGGCGGGAACTCGAAGTGTCTGGTACAGACCACCGAATGGTCGCAGTGCTCCAAGACGTGCGACATCGGGATCTCCACCAGAGTGACCAGCGACAACCCCCAGTGCAAGCTGATGAAGGAGACGCGCCTTTGCCAGCTCCGCCCCTGTGACCTGCCACTCAATACCAACCTCAAG AAGGGCAAGAAATGCTTCAGGATGAAGAAGGCCAAGGAGGCTGTGCGGTTCACCTACGCCGGATGCACCAGTGTGCAGAGGTACAAGCCGCGCTGGTGTGGCTCCTGCACGGACGGGCGCTGCTGCACCCCCTCGCAGACCCGCACCAGCCACGTGTGCTTCCACTGCGAGGACGGCAAAACTTTCTCCAAGAGCATGATGTGGACGGACCGGTGCCAGTGCCATTACAACTGCGCCTATCAGAACGAGATCTCCTACCCTTACTACATGCTGCATAATGACATCCACAAGTTCTCCGAGTAG